A window from Urocitellus parryii isolate mUroPar1 chromosome 1, mUroPar1.hap1, whole genome shotgun sequence encodes these proteins:
- the LOC144255688 gene encoding olfactory receptor 14C36-like, whose amino-acid sequence MANATMVTEFLLLSSPDGWNLNFLYFTVFPMIYLGTLLGNLLIVTITTADQNLHTPMYFFLRNLSILDMCYISITVPNACVNTLTGNRAISVAGCATQIFLVIFCACVELFFLTIMAWDRYVAICQPLQYPLIMNPQFCVHMTLASLLSGLLYAGVHTGNTWLSFCQSNVVHQFFCDVPSLLGLSCSDITSNMVLILVSITVIGSGCFAIIIMSYIRIFSAVLKFPTRSPGKAFSTCTPHILVFSVFISSSAGVHLRSSATSDTLQDMVLSVFYTMVPPFMNPLLYSLRNKQVKEAVGRVMGTQLFSGK is encoded by the coding sequence CTCCTCCTGAGCTCTCCAGATGGCTGGAATCTGAATTTCCTCTATTTCACAGTATTCCCAATGATCTACCTGGGTACCTTGTTAGGGAATCTTCTCATCGTCACTATCACCACTGCTGACCAGAacctgcacacacccatgtacttcttcctgagGAACCTGTCCATCTTGGACATGTGCTACATTTCCATCACTGTCCCCAATGCCTGTGTCAACACTCTCACTGGCAACAGGGCAATTTCAGTGGCTGGCTGTGCAACCCAGATCTTCTTGGTCATTTTCTGTGCATGTGTCGAACTTTTTTTCCTCACAATCATGGCCTgggaccgctatgtggccatctgccagccCCTCCAGTACCCCCTCATCATGAACCCCCAGTTTTGTGTCCACATGACCCTGGCTTCCCTGCTCAGTGGTCTGCTGTATGCAGGTGTGCACACTGGGAACACATGGCTGTCCTTCTGTCAGTCAAACGTGGTCCATCAGTTCTTCTGTGACGTCCCCTCTCTGCTGGGGCTCTCCTGCTCTGACATCACCAGCAACATGGTCCTTATTCTTGTCTCTATTACAGTCATTGGTAGTGGCTGCTTTGCTATAATAATAATGTCATATATTCGCATATTTTCTGCTGTGCTGAAATTTCCCACCAGATCCCCAGgaaaggccttctccacctgcaccccTCACATCCTCGTGTTTTCCGTCTTCATCAGTTCCAGTGCAGGTGTACacctgaggtcctcagcaacctCTGACACCCTCCAGGACATGGTTCTCTCTGTGTTTTACACCATGGTTCCTCCCTTCATGAATCCTCTCCTCTACAGTCTCAGGAACAAGCAGGTAAAGGAAGCTGTGGGGAGAGTAATGGGAACACAGTTGTTCTCAGGGAAATGA